The following are encoded in a window of Prochlorococcus marinus str. MIT 1013 genomic DNA:
- a CDS encoding cytochrome c oxidase subunit 3 produces MTTTKSEVLLHTPGHVKHDGHNLTGFIIFLCSESIIFFAFFVGYAVLKLTAPTWYPDGVSGIAVREPLINTIILVSSSFVIYFAERYLHKKNYWGFRIVWLVTMLMGSYFVYGQYFEWSELSFSLSSGVFGSLFYLLTGFHGLHVITGILLMGLMLIRSFIPGNYDSGEMGVESVSLFWHFVDVIWIILFVLIYVWQ; encoded by the coding sequence ATGACTACCACTAAATCAGAAGTATTACTTCATACTCCCGGTCATGTTAAACATGATGGACATAATTTAACGGGTTTTATTATTTTCCTATGTTCTGAAAGTATTATTTTCTTTGCTTTTTTTGTAGGATATGCAGTTTTAAAACTCACTGCACCTACTTGGTATCCTGATGGTGTTAGTGGGATAGCTGTAAGGGAGCCTTTAATAAATACAATTATTTTAGTAAGTTCTAGTTTCGTTATTTATTTTGCTGAGAGGTATTTACATAAAAAGAATTATTGGGGATTCCGAATTGTTTGGCTAGTTACTATGCTGATGGGATCTTATTTTGTATATGGTCAATATTTTGAATGGTCTGAATTAAGCTTCAGCTTAAGCAGTGGAGTGTTTGGGAGCTTATTTTATTTACTTACTGGTTTCCATGGATTACATGTAATAACTGGAATACTACTAATGGGTTTAATGTTAATACGTTCATTTATACCAGGTAATTATGACAGTGGTGAAATGGGTGTTGAATCAGTAAGTCTTTTTTGGCACTTTGTAGATGTGATATGGATTATCTTATTCGTCTTAATTTATGTGTGGCAATAG
- a CDS encoding DUF1330 domain-containing protein, translating into MAKGFWLVTTTVTNPAFAEYVEAFQPWVNSVGGSVFAKDLEGQTVEGKGGKLAVIIEFSSKQAAIDAYNSSEYQELSKLRWANSIDTNITIMDSGVTH; encoded by the coding sequence ATGGCTAAAGGTTTTTGGCTCGTTACTACCACAGTTACTAATCCTGCTTTTGCTGAATATGTTGAAGCCTTTCAACCTTGGGTTAACTCAGTAGGTGGCTCAGTCTTTGCGAAGGATTTGGAGGGACAAACTGTCGAAGGGAAGGGCGGGAAACTAGCCGTTATTATTGAGTTTTCATCAAAGCAAGCTGCAATTGATGCTTACAACAGTTCGGAATATCAAGAACTAAGCAAGTTACGTTGGGCTAATTCAATCGATACCAATATCACCATCATGGATAGCGGAGTAACTCATTAA
- a CDS encoding Photosystem I reaction center subunit IX, translating to MKSFFKIFRTKWFRSAPVVATIFMSITATNIIVFNYFFQDLLFHPMS from the coding sequence ATGAAATCGTTTTTTAAAATATTTCGAACTAAATGGTTTAGATCAGCGCCAGTTGTTGCAACAATTTTTATGTCGATCACAGCTACCAACATCATTGTTTTTAATTACTTTTTTCAAGATCTTTTATTTCATCCAATGTCCTAA
- a CDS encoding DUF3764 family protein, producing the protein MKVATRIVFKISNTFSEWAKAFDDDRANQEAAGIKAIFRGVSETDSSTVMAILEAEPGVLGKYMEGNKDVEASGHIIGSEEFSNWMA; encoded by the coding sequence ATGAAGGTAGCAACTCGGATCGTCTTTAAGATCAGCAACACTTTCTCTGAATGGGCGAAAGCATTTGATGATGATCGCGCCAATCAAGAAGCCGCAGGGATAAAAGCAATCTTTCGAGGTGTCAGCGAAACAGATTCTTCCACTGTGATGGCAATCCTTGAGGCTGAGCCAGGAGTTTTAGGCAAGTACATGGAAGGAAACAAAGATGTAGAAGCTTCTGGTCACATTATTGGTAGTGAAGAATTTTCAAATTGGATGGCATAA
- the psb28 gene encoding photosystem II reaction center protein Psb28, which yields MKDVAIQFFNGVDEKVIPEIRLTKSNDGETGQAFFRFNSPDALMSDDFKEIEGMYLIDEEGRITTREINIAVSKKNGKYTAIEAIYCWRSQRDFNRFMRFANRYAKQNGLAYEANNEK from the coding sequence ATGAAGGATGTTGCGATACAATTTTTTAACGGTGTCGACGAAAAAGTTATTCCAGAAATAAGGCTTACAAAAAGCAATGATGGAGAAACAGGACAAGCTTTTTTCAGATTTAATAGTCCTGACGCATTAATGTCAGATGATTTCAAGGAAATAGAAGGAATGTATTTAATTGACGAAGAAGGGAGAATAACTACTAGAGAAATAAATATCGCTGTTTCAAAAAAAAACGGGAAATATACTGCTATAGAAGCTATTTACTGTTGGAGATCACAAAGAGATTTTAATAGATTCATGCGTTTCGCAAATCGATATGCCAAACAAAATGGTCTTGCTTATGAAGCGAATAATGAAAAGTAA
- a CDS encoding helix-turn-helix domain-containing protein: protein MIIYTNQSNKWSWKKVAGIYGVSPTTAWRWSMA, encoded by the coding sequence CTGATTATTTATACAAACCAGAGTAATAAGTGGAGTTGGAAAAAGGTTGCTGGAATTTATGGAGTTAGTCCAACTACCGCTTGGCGGTGGTCTATGGCTTAA
- a CDS encoding Nif11-like leader peptide family natural product precursor: protein MALQQLKAFLTELQKNKELLNAIRVAATANEIAEIASGFGYQFSGDELKAASKENIAGVKIKKQDTSPSYSFGESGIDPNERNYRSGN, encoded by the coding sequence ATGGCACTACAGCAACTAAAGGCTTTTCTTACAGAGCTTCAAAAAAATAAAGAATTACTCAACGCTATAAGAGTTGCTGCTACCGCAAATGAAATTGCAGAAATAGCATCGGGATTTGGTTATCAATTTTCAGGTGATGAATTAAAAGCGGCCTCAAAAGAAAATATTGCTGGTGTAAAAATTAAGAAACAAGACACATCTCCCTCTTATAGCTTTGGCGAGAGTGGAATAGATCCTAATGAAAGAAATTATAGAAGTGGTAACTAA
- the clpS gene encoding ATP-dependent Clp protease adapter ClpS, which produces MDQETTSTTVLDPKTTKRKYPEARIIVLDDNFNTFEHVANCLVAIIPGMSEKRSWLLAVEVDREGLAEVWRGPLEQAELYHQQLISKGLTMAPIEKT; this is translated from the coding sequence ATGGATCAAGAAACTACTTCAACTACAGTCTTAGATCCAAAGACAACAAAAAGAAAATATCCAGAAGCAAGGATAATAGTCCTTGATGATAATTTTAATACGTTTGAACATGTAGCAAATTGTCTTGTGGCAATCATCCCAGGAATGAGTGAAAAAAGATCATGGTTACTTGCCGTCGAAGTAGATAGGGAAGGTTTGGCGGAAGTATGGAGAGGCCCCCTTGAACAGGCAGAGCTATATCATCAGCAACTAATCAGCAAAGGATTAACAATGGCACCAATTGAAAAAACATAA
- a CDS encoding esterase/lipase family protein, which yields MNKYFDQPIVILGGFLIDGSAYKEMTEYIKSRINNKVVIVPVNKIEWLSTNWSFGWKNILDKVEKIVTELSKESSTNKVTLIGHSSGGMILRLYLSDLLFSRKIYNGKDYANCLITLGSPNQAKRATYLRNFVSSKLPGSFYSADVSYISVAGELDLNGPIATKTSVNLSKSSYRALNGNGDVIGDGLVPRDSALLIGSKQVVMKETAHGKAFGKDWYGSKNKVEEWLNKSSE from the coding sequence ATGAATAAATATTTTGATCAGCCAATTGTTATACTTGGTGGTTTCTTGATTGACGGTAGTGCCTATAAGGAAATGACAGAATATATTAAAAGTAGAATAAATAACAAAGTAGTAATAGTTCCAGTAAATAAAATTGAGTGGCTTAGTACTAATTGGTCATTTGGTTGGAAGAATATTCTTGATAAAGTTGAAAAAATAGTGACAGAATTATCGAAAGAATCGTCTACGAATAAAGTCACTTTGATAGGTCATAGCTCTGGCGGGATGATCCTCAGATTGTATTTATCAGATCTTTTATTTAGTCGGAAGATCTACAATGGGAAGGATTATGCCAATTGCTTAATTACACTAGGAAGTCCTAATCAAGCAAAAAGGGCCACCTATCTACGTAATTTTGTAAGTTCTAAATTGCCAGGTAGTTTCTATAGCGCAGACGTTAGTTATATATCTGTTGCTGGTGAATTAGACTTGAACGGACCTATTGCGACAAAGACATCAGTGAACTTAAGCAAGTCATCTTATAGGGCCTTGAATGGAAATGGAGATGTTATTGGAGATGGACTAGTCCCTAGAGATTCAGCATTACTAATTGGCTCAAAACAGGTAGTGATGAAAGAAACAGCACATGGAAAAGCTTTTGGTAAGGATTGGTATGGCTCTAAAAATAAAGTTGAAGAATGGTTGAATAAATCATCGGAATGA
- a CDS encoding DUF3303 domain-containing protein, translating into MLYIQHWKFKPGYHQKGAEKFLATGAPYAGAEMLGRYHAPGSLEGWILVKAEDPKALYEHSAQWAEYLDWETTPVFTDEEAGPICAKIYG; encoded by the coding sequence ATGCTCTACATACAGCATTGGAAATTCAAGCCTGGTTATCACCAAAAGGGTGCAGAAAAATTTTTAGCAACTGGAGCTCCCTATGCTGGAGCAGAAATGCTAGGTCGCTATCACGCACCTGGATCTCTTGAAGGTTGGATCCTAGTTAAAGCAGAAGATCCAAAAGCACTTTATGAGCATTCAGCGCAATGGGCTGAATATCTAGATTGGGAAACCACTCCAGTATTTACAGATGAAGAAGCGGGTCCAATTTGCGCAAAAATCTACGGTTAA
- a CDS encoding DUF1330 domain-containing protein translates to MKKTAIVGVMAMAIGIVVGSQLSKSGTAGYVVITGTTKNREAAKDYFQNVHMVTKKCGLTTLVLDKNTDIREGSKKGDGGPLTVIARHPKGKDAVIKCYESDSYQRLKAIRTPYTNWNFRLTEGKK, encoded by the coding sequence ATGAAAAAAACTGCGATTGTGGGAGTTATGGCAATGGCCATAGGAATTGTTGTAGGTTCTCAACTTTCTAAATCTGGCACTGCGGGATATGTAGTAATTACAGGTACTACAAAAAACAGAGAAGCAGCTAAAGATTATTTTCAAAATGTCCATATGGTTACCAAAAAATGTGGTTTAACTACATTGGTTCTAGATAAAAATACAGATATTAGAGAAGGAAGCAAAAAGGGAGATGGTGGCCCACTAACTGTGATTGCAAGACATCCAAAAGGTAAGGATGCTGTTATTAAATGCTATGAATCTGATTCATATCAAAGGCTAAAAGCAATTCGCACTCCATATACAAATTGGAATTTCCGTCTGACAGAAGGTAAAAAATAA
- a CDS encoding DUF3104 domain-containing protein, with product MSLYSPVIALILSQILSETTLFNRLRNWSKRILPMIDGFGQNEFMDKPLFLKVRPGDAVLYEADQIGKVLTFIGGSRDPGTPTLFQIANVDSGEIRWIHGEEVTEIVSEYRTTIKKPSTFYEQIQQQQQQQQ from the coding sequence ATGAGTCTTTACTCCCCAGTGATAGCTTTAATTCTTAGTCAAATACTGTCTGAAACTACTTTATTTAACAGACTTCGAAATTGGTCTAAAAGGATACTTCCCATGATTGATGGATTTGGACAGAATGAATTTATGGATAAACCTTTATTTTTAAAAGTCAGACCGGGTGACGCTGTCTTATACGAGGCGGATCAAATAGGAAAAGTTCTCACATTTATAGGTGGTTCACGAGATCCAGGCACACCGACACTTTTTCAGATCGCAAATGTGGATTCTGGCGAAATCCGCTGGATTCATGGTGAGGAAGTTACCGAGATAGTTAGTGAATATCGGACAACAATTAAAAAGCCCTCTACTTTTTACGAGCAAATACAGCAGCAACAACAGCAACAGCAATAA
- a CDS encoding type IV pilin protein — protein sequence MEQELQHIILKKFSRNKGEGFSLIELVVIVSVLAVLASITLPTFGCITRKAKAMSALTALKQIQMECAVKGKEDGGDVATFVTSNLQSYEIESDISSSCNGALGTGLIRAIPNEPDQLPTFILATNNNELTYSFKGVTGTNFTECLGMICVSSNSNKSVLFGPDSGLSCREARSNNLGRVDFAIGWLGSGVINDGDTVDLILQPVTIIVGDKTWLVDDVQTTITYYHDPSKHGREWLNPFAQKAVDVINASDGEFSAEVDPDNPYTFNIYSSKGTEIDQISMSVDKTVDGKGITPISSVPLNDKKPWAFPTLSTWDSAESNRVNLSSVSTNENNGSTLNQNSVVICDGR from the coding sequence ATGGAGCAAGAATTACAGCACATAATTTTGAAGAAGTTCTCTAGAAATAAAGGAGAAGGCTTTTCTTTAATTGAATTAGTGGTCATTGTCTCTGTGCTGGCTGTATTAGCCAGCATTACTCTGCCAACATTTGGCTGCATTACTCGCAAAGCCAAGGCAATGAGTGCTTTGACTGCTTTGAAGCAAATTCAAATGGAATGTGCTGTTAAAGGAAAAGAAGACGGAGGAGACGTTGCAACATTTGTGACCAGTAATCTGCAGTCATATGAGATTGAATCAGATATTTCTAGCAGCTGTAATGGAGCATTAGGAACTGGCTTGATTCGTGCAATACCTAATGAACCGGATCAATTGCCTACTTTTATATTGGCGACTAATAATAATGAGTTGACTTATAGCTTTAAAGGAGTAACAGGTACTAACTTTACGGAGTGCTTAGGAATGATATGTGTCAGTTCTAATAGTAACAAGTCTGTTTTATTTGGTCCTGATAGTGGCCTTTCTTGTAGAGAAGCTAGATCTAACAATTTAGGAAGAGTAGACTTTGCAATTGGTTGGCTAGGATCAGGAGTCATAAATGATGGCGATACAGTTGATTTGATTTTGCAACCTGTAACTATAATTGTTGGAGATAAAACTTGGCTTGTTGATGATGTGCAGACCACAATTACTTACTATCATGATCCATCAAAGCATGGTAGAGAATGGTTGAACCCTTTTGCTCAAAAAGCTGTTGATGTCATTAACGCATCAGATGGAGAATTTAGTGCAGAAGTAGACCCAGATAATCCTTATACATTTAATATCTACTCCTCAAAAGGCACTGAGATCGATCAAATTAGTATGTCAGTTGATAAGACAGTAGATGGCAAAGGTATTACACCTATTTCCAGTGTCCCTTTGAACGATAAAAAACCATGGGCATTCCCTACCTTGAGCACTTGGGATAGTGCCGAAAGCAATCGAGTTAATCTGTCATCTGTTTCTACTAATGAAAATAATGGAAGCACTCTCAATCAGAATTCAGTTGTAATATGTGATGGTCGATAG
- a CDS encoding DUF2834 domain-containing protein: protein MWSNIRLSIYGVTALAGLIWPFYFIAKFVSQVQSGSVGSSIIEIANTFIDGAWATPTSGFVSADTAVLLIGIFSFYAAEGKRLQMKLWGIYFPLTFFISLAFSFGAFMFMRERTINGD from the coding sequence ATGTGGTCTAACATTCGCCTTTCTATTTATGGCGTAACTGCACTAGCTGGATTGATTTGGCCTTTTTATTTCATAGCGAAATTTGTCAGTCAGGTTCAAAGTGGTTCTGTCGGAAGCTCAATCATCGAAATAGCTAATACTTTTATTGATGGAGCTTGGGCAACACCAACATCTGGTTTTGTTTCTGCTGATACAGCAGTTTTATTAATTGGAATATTTTCTTTCTATGCTGCCGAGGGTAAAAGACTGCAAATGAAATTGTGGGGTATTTACTTCCCTCTTACTTTTTTCATTTCATTAGCTTTCTCATTTGGTGCTTTCATGTTTATGAGAGAAAGAACAATCAATGGCGATTAG
- the arfB gene encoding alternative ribosome rescue aminoacyl-tRNA hydrolase ArfB, whose product MNLTINSKLEIPVSEIQWRFSRSSGAGGQNVNKTDSRVEIVFNVSESKTLTQFQKHRISIQNEVKLINGCICIAVQNKRTQYKNRQLALSRLASTLRELLKPPPKKRRETIPTRSSQRKRIESKKKRGELKKNRQSKRDY is encoded by the coding sequence ATGAACCTAACGATTAATTCTAAGCTTGAAATACCCGTCAGCGAGATACAGTGGAGATTCTCTAGGTCATCAGGAGCAGGTGGACAGAACGTAAATAAAACAGACAGTCGAGTTGAAATTGTATTTAACGTATCTGAATCAAAAACTTTAACTCAATTCCAGAAACATAGGATCTCAATTCAAAATGAAGTAAAGCTCATTAATGGTTGTATATGCATAGCTGTTCAGAATAAGAGAACTCAATATAAGAATAGACAATTGGCTTTAAGTAGACTTGCTTCAACCTTAAGAGAACTTTTAAAGCCACCTCCAAAGAAGAGAAGGGAAACTATACCTACACGCTCATCACAGAGGAAGAGGATTGAGTCAAAGAAGAAACGAGGTGAATTAAAGAAGAACAGACAATCAAAAAGAGATTATTGA
- a CDS encoding integrase, whose translation MPKAASESWVKDFRKSVKASCPKGWLVMAGRKESMRVQVWKNKKVIGDVSIPYKWEEKFWPDALLRIRSAAKAYEESKQRLDIKTCFNIAQTVSNNTEINWEESIEAYREFKKDLVKDSTWRNKYHPVFNNVINATRNTSKAPLNGPALCKVALKQWQQGTPIRRHMRLALFGFLRFCVQEQQFESTWLPPAVTDKDLVTTKKRVGYPLTDSQILRLLDSFPADEIGNKWRFAFQCIAVYGLRPEDLRTIHTRNGGQEIWTNYQKSRGGKKGEKTEARRLYPLLVHDIDGPINWHLKEQLAICEKEGLNLLPPLGKEGNAGDACRTYLSRRKVWQAIRKEVSRENQELTAYSFRHRYAYCGHNRPKADGSYRALKQIADAMGHTLDTHLLSYSRFQTKDLASAFDETSLLVKGTY comes from the coding sequence TTGCCGAAAGCAGCCTCAGAAAGTTGGGTAAAGGATTTCAGGAAATCTGTTAAAGCTTCATGTCCAAAAGGTTGGCTCGTTATGGCTGGAAGGAAGGAAAGCATGAGAGTTCAAGTCTGGAAGAATAAAAAAGTTATTGGTGACGTATCTATTCCATACAAATGGGAAGAAAAATTTTGGCCTGACGCATTACTAAGAATTAGATCGGCAGCAAAAGCTTATGAAGAATCAAAGCAGAGACTAGATATAAAAACTTGCTTCAATATTGCTCAAACAGTTTCAAACAATACTGAAATTAATTGGGAAGAATCAATCGAAGCTTATAGGGAATTTAAAAAAGATCTTGTAAAAGATTCGACATGGCGTAACAAATATCACCCTGTCTTTAACAACGTAATCAATGCCACTAGAAATACTTCCAAAGCACCTTTAAATGGGCCAGCACTTTGCAAGGTTGCACTTAAGCAATGGCAACAAGGAACACCGATAAGAAGACACATGCGCCTAGCCCTTTTTGGGTTTCTTCGGTTTTGTGTTCAGGAACAGCAGTTCGAGTCCACGTGGTTGCCCCCAGCCGTAACAGATAAAGATTTAGTCACTACTAAAAAGAGAGTTGGTTATCCATTAACTGATTCACAAATTCTCCGATTATTAGATTCTTTCCCAGCAGATGAAATTGGTAATAAATGGAGGTTTGCTTTTCAATGTATAGCTGTTTATGGCCTAAGACCTGAGGACCTCCGAACAATCCATACCCGTAATGGTGGACAAGAAATTTGGACTAATTACCAAAAGTCCAGAGGTGGAAAGAAAGGAGAAAAGACAGAGGCTAGACGTTTATATCCCCTGCTGGTCCATGACATTGATGGTCCCATTAACTGGCATCTAAAAGAGCAATTAGCGATATGTGAAAAGGAAGGTTTGAATCTACTTCCTCCACTTGGAAAAGAAGGAAATGCTGGCGATGCTTGTAGAACTTATTTAAGTCGCAGAAAAGTTTGGCAGGCTATCAGAAAAGAAGTTTCCAGGGAAAATCAAGAATTAACTGCTTACAGCTTTCGTCATAGATATGCCTACTGCGGTCACAATCGACCTAAAGCAGATGGAAGTTATAGAGCGCTAAAACAAATTGCTGATGCAATGGGTCATACATTAGATACTCATCTTTTGAGCTATTCCAGATTCCAAACGAAAGATCTAGCTAGTGCTTTTGACGAAACCTCACTCCTAGTAAAAGGAACATATTGA
- a CDS encoding GMC oxidoreductase: MFIDDHHYDCIIVGSGAGGSTLASELSRQGKWVLLLERGGQLPLEDQNIKGTDLFRKTKYHPLGEKWFGPDGDPFAPQTAYALGGNTKIWGAVLQRMREKDFLSLPLQEGISPSWPFSYEELEPYYEHAENLFNVHGQGGIDPTDPPRKSKYNNAPRKLEKFLELIRESLIRNGCQPYDLPISWPDSINEDNDNFENCSFFPRGDAQLFGLYSSDKNRLDVKTNANVLKLHVNPSGKAIKGVEVKLDDDIWLFSSDIVVLAAGAINTPVIMLNSKTAKHPNGLSNSSGQVGRNLMNLQLTCILQRANIQNNGLFNRSFGVNDYYWGDMNVSYPLGHIQSGGGVLKDTLFAESPPVLSLITKLIPDFGLKRLASRSITWWAMTEVLPDPENRVWVDDNKIRINYIHNNLEAHDRLVYRWLDTLNKMERDSRTTVVTRTPTHPRGSAPLSVVGYACGTCRMGTSPHSSVVDLNGKCHDLENLYIVDSSIFPSCPSVGHGLTIIALALRMADKLTTGINPQITCWGGS; encoded by the coding sequence ATGTTTATAGATGATCATCATTATGACTGCATAATAGTTGGAAGTGGAGCAGGCGGTTCTACTCTTGCAAGTGAGTTGAGTAGACAAGGTAAATGGGTACTACTACTTGAACGTGGAGGTCAATTACCTCTTGAAGATCAAAATATAAAAGGTACTGATTTATTCAGGAAAACAAAATATCACCCTTTAGGAGAAAAGTGGTTTGGTCCAGATGGAGATCCTTTCGCTCCTCAAACAGCCTATGCACTTGGTGGTAATACAAAAATCTGGGGTGCAGTTTTGCAACGAATGAGAGAAAAAGATTTTCTTTCATTGCCTCTGCAGGAGGGAATATCTCCCTCTTGGCCGTTTAGTTATGAGGAGCTTGAACCATATTACGAACATGCCGAGAATCTGTTTAATGTTCATGGGCAAGGAGGTATAGACCCTACAGACCCTCCGCGAAAAAGTAAATATAACAATGCTCCAAGAAAATTAGAAAAATTTTTAGAGTTAATTAGAGAGTCACTTATAAGAAATGGATGCCAACCTTATGACTTGCCAATAAGCTGGCCTGACTCAATAAATGAAGACAATGATAATTTTGAAAATTGTTCTTTTTTCCCTAGAGGAGATGCTCAATTATTTGGTTTATATTCTTCTGATAAGAACCGACTAGATGTAAAAACCAATGCCAATGTCCTAAAACTACATGTCAATCCAAGTGGTAAAGCAATAAAAGGTGTAGAGGTCAAATTAGATGACGATATTTGGTTATTCTCATCCGATATTGTTGTATTAGCAGCTGGTGCCATTAATACTCCGGTGATAATGTTGAATTCTAAAACAGCAAAGCATCCCAATGGGTTAAGTAATAGCTCAGGTCAAGTAGGCCGGAATCTGATGAATCTTCAGCTCACTTGTATTTTGCAAAGAGCTAATATACAAAATAATGGACTGTTTAATAGATCATTTGGTGTGAATGACTATTATTGGGGAGATATGAATGTAAGTTATCCTCTAGGCCATATCCAGTCTGGGGGTGGAGTTCTGAAAGATACGTTATTTGCTGAATCCCCACCTGTCCTATCATTAATAACAAAATTAATACCAGATTTTGGACTTAAACGACTAGCTTCTAGGTCAATTACTTGGTGGGCAATGACGGAAGTATTACCTGACCCAGAAAATAGAGTTTGGGTTGACGACAATAAAATCCGAATTAACTATATACATAATAATCTTGAGGCACATGATCGACTTGTTTATAGATGGTTAGATACTTTAAATAAAATGGAACGCGATTCGAGAACAACCGTAGTGACCAGAACTCCTACTCATCCAAGAGGTTCAGCTCCTCTAAGTGTTGTGGGGTATGCATGTGGAACATGTCGAATGGGTACATCACCACATTCCTCAGTTGTAGACTTGAATGGAAAATGTCATGATCTGGAAAATTTATATATTGTTGATTCAAGTATTTTCCCAAGCTGTCCCAGTGTTGGTCATGGCCTAACTATTATTGCTTTAGCACTGCGTATGGCAGATAAATTAACTACAGGAATTAATCCTCAGATTACTTGCTGGGGTGGATCGTAG
- a CDS encoding hemagglutinin: MRLNFVPTHVFRETPQVSFFDAGVKGSNGSDVVIHHGNAISPPNDGDFEQYYVHRHQIDHNLVIEGSRIFTLINPEWEEPYHIVYLNRAMGALQIPVGTFHRSISNYEGSIVLNQAIRDEKFNPKNEFTPVSLRDRKDLQETQKKNPVYWFWEKDQIKRIKLDSIQSKEKVLNKL; this comes from the coding sequence ATGCGTTTAAATTTTGTTCCTACTCACGTTTTCCGTGAAACACCTCAAGTATCGTTCTTCGATGCAGGAGTAAAAGGATCCAATGGCTCTGATGTAGTCATTCATCACGGCAATGCCATCTCACCCCCAAACGATGGTGATTTTGAGCAGTATTACGTACATCGACATCAAATTGATCACAATTTAGTGATCGAAGGTAGCCGTATTTTTACTTTGATAAATCCTGAATGGGAAGAACCTTATCACATTGTTTATTTAAATCGTGCCATGGGTGCACTTCAAATTCCTGTCGGAACATTTCATCGATCAATCTCTAATTATGAAGGAAGTATTGTTCTAAACCAAGCTATAAGAGATGAAAAATTTAATCCTAAAAATGAATTTACACCTGTTAGCTTAAGAGACAGAAAAGATTTACAAGAAACTCAAAAGAAAAATCCTGTTTACTGGTTTTGGGAAAAAGATCAAATAAAAAGAATTAAGTTAGATTCAATTCAATCTAAGGAAAAAGTTTTAAATAAACTTTAG